TACAGAAAATTCGACTTTATAATATTGCAAGGCAGCTTCACCGAGGAGAGATTGCAAGGTCCAGGAGTTGCCAAGGAGAGCTTATCACAATCACAAAGCATTCAAGTTGTCGAGCTCTGTGGCTTCAAAGTGAGCTTGTCAGCAAGCTTGCAAGCAAGATGCGTGCTGGGGACATCAAATATTGGCCGGAAAGTTGGACTCTCCTCTGGCCGTCCTTGGAATTAACAAACAGAGAAATAAGGAATAGCACAACGGAACTTAGGCtggaacaaaaagaaacaaagttttATTTCATAATCCAATCATAGCTCAAATAGCATAATGTATACATAGCTTTTTATAAGAAAAcctaaacaatttaaaattataatttggtGGGAAATTTTCGAATGGCAAGCCTCAACCGACATTGTTAAAGTCCTAAAATCCTGCCCCAAGCATGCGCTGATTCGTAACAGCTCGTCATAAATTGTGAAGGCGtcaaaaataccaaaatcacAATAATAATTGTGCTGGACGCTGTTTATGTTCTTGTTGAAAATCTACTccccaaactctctctctctctctctctctctctctctctctctctctctctctctctctctctctatatatatatatatatatatatatatatatatatatatatatatatatatatatatatatatatgtttatgttGTATGTTTGGAAGTGACCTTGTCAATTCCAGTCAAAGTAAAGTAGAAAACATTTACTCCCCAAGCGCACGGACCTAACTGGACAGGTAGATCTATGGAGCCGGCTCGTGTTGGCATTGGTGCGGAGTCAGAACCACTGGCCTAGCACACATTATCTGATGGGAAAGCATTGGCTTCATTAAAAATGGATGTATCTGACGGGAAAGCGTtggctttataaaaaaatggatGTGCGCGGTTAGGGCGATCTCTTGGATAACAGATTTAAAAAGTTAGgaaatggtttcaaaattttggctcCTTTAAAATcagagtagattcatgaaacgaATTTAAGGCATAATCATTGGACAGTCACAATCTGTTATTGGTGTCAAAGTGTGCTAGAGATTTGTTACCTGAATCCATTTTCTGGCACATTTGATATTTCTACGGAATCCAAACTGAAAGTGGATATCAACCATCGGAGCCGCAACGGACAGGAATCTTTCTTGTGCATACTGTCCATTAAATGTGGTTCGTTTTAGAACAGCAACAGCTTTGATGATAACTGTCGTGAAATCGTTTGTCGCCTCTGTGGACAACTGAGAGGATAGGCAAGTTCGCAGTGTTTGAACCAATGTTGTAAAtctgaaaatcaaggaaattcGGCTGATTCAGTTGCGAATCGACGAAAACTATTAAAAAGctatttttgaaacaaaaaaatgaaaatatgtatGAAAGTATTAAAactccattttcttttctaaagtTGACCTGACTGCTCCCTGCCTACTTCCCTCTTCACACAGCATTATTTAATTTAGTTATGCTAGTGTAATATTTTCCAAAGAATTTACCATGGGTTTCCTTCGTCTACCtgtattattttcatttattggtaactactttttttttttcgagaaaaACTTAGCGTGAGACAACTTTATTAAAGGTCCCTGGCCATGCATTAACCACGTCCGTGCGAAAGTACGACTTGGTTTCAAACAATGACAACTTTTACCCTGACATGGGAAATCACTTGAGTGACATTTGTTCAAGATTTATGCAACCAAACGCGTGGCTGTattgttcaaaattcaaaatttgttcAGTTTAGGGTCATACTAGTCAAAGTATTTAACTGCGAGGAATTATATATTGCGAATGGCTGTATGGAGATGGCGGTTGAGTAAAATAATCAGGTTGGTTGACGGCAATAAAGTAAGATGTCAATTATTGTTGTGTGTGTCCCGCTGGCTGTTGGTGAGCTCACAGCCCGCTCTTGCCCCCAAGTTGATTACGCCTAATGAGGGCCGGTTTGACACCTGAAACTTGGGTTTAAGCTCGACCCAATAATTAAAACTTCAGTCAAAACTCGGTTTGAATTTGgtttaattaaattaaaaatataatttttaatataaaataatatataaatatatattattataaaaaaatattatatttatatatatattaataaaataaatatcaaacCCACCCAGcactttttttcaagctcaagTCGAGGCTCAAATCGAGTCTAATACTAGTTACTGTTAAGGATGGGCTAATACTAGTTACTGTTAAGGATGGGCTAATACTAGTTACTattagggctgggcatcgggctagGCCGACgggttaaaattgttcaaatctAAGCCAGGTAATGCTATTGAAAAAAACCGTAAGTTAAGTTCTCCCTCTCGTGCTCTCTCCCACCTACCTCTCCTTTTTGCCAGACTCCCTcttaatctctctttctctccccgcTACAACTTTCGTCTCCCTCCATCCCAATCACTTCCTCCTGAATCGTCTCTTTTCTCCCTATCGCAGACAGGCCCTTTGCCTCTCTGGGTTTCCCTCTAATTCTCTCCTAACCAGTCCTTCCCCGCAGCTGcacctcctccttcctttttttctcgAGTACAAGACCGCCACCAACACGTTGATTGCTGCTATTTCTGGGTCGCTGGCATCGATTTATCATCAGCAACCCACTAGCCTTTCACTTTCTTCCAGCTACAAAGGGGTTACTGTTGATTGCAGCATCTCTATAGCTTTCCCCATTGCTAAAGGGCAGGGATGAGGGTCGAAAGTATGAAACATTGAAATAAggttaagaaacaaaaattgtgtgttaattaaaaaaaaaaaaaaaaagttacagtCGGGCTTCTCATACCCCCCTCCCATAGTCACAGTTTCAAGCCCGGCTCGACCCAATAAGATAAACTTGTTTAGTAACCTGATACCGAGTACCGGGCAGTGATCCAACCCAATGTTCAGGATTAAGTACCGCCGGCTGCCCAGCAGGGGTGCCCAAGCTTCAAGGCTGAATGAATCCACAGAATCACGCGGTCGACATGGGCAGTGCCCAAGTTTCCAAGGCTGATTGAATCCACAGAATCACGTCGACATGGGCAAGACCGTCTTTTACTGTTCTTCTTTGCAGAAAGATAGTTAAAATTAAGACAGCTTCTTAAACGTAAGAAACACGCGATCCAAAGTCTTTCTTTACGGTCAGCaagaatttgaaagaaaattcttGCATCGCTGTAAAAATCGATTCAAACTAACCGATTCAAGTTCGATTTGACTCGTTTGCCTATTTTGGCGAAGCCACGttacttttttttaactttttttaatttcccattggggaaaaacaaaggaaaatacaACTCAAAGGTCTAACCAATTAGCTTGAGTTTCCGGTTTTTGCAGTATCGGTCCGGTGGTCCACCTTCAAATCAGTATCAGTTAGTATCGGTTTCAGCAATACTGTATCGGCGTTCCTCCAATCATAAGTCATATCAGCGGCTGTACGTGAATGCTGACTCTGGCGAATGGAGAAGTGTCGACCGGAAAGTGGCAAAAGTACGCCGGCGTTGTCAATTGACATCTCCTTACTCCTTAGCAATCCTTAGCAAAGAGATGAGATGAGGTGCGGCGAGCGCCTCTttagcttcttttctttctctttcaccgTCGGTGATCAACCTCACCAAGGGCAACGACGCGGGAGATCGATCATCCCACGCCTTTCGTATCtgttaaattttcttcttgtggttcTGCAATCTCCTGCATTTGTTTATGCCAGCGATCAAGAGCTCATTTCTTACGTTGAAAATCTTATAAGAAACAACACCTTCATCTACAGTAGGTGCTCCACAAGCGTAGATGGGATATCGCAGACATACGGGCAAAACTTGGAGCAGCTATTTAGCTCCCTCGTCGACTCCGTTTCCAACACTGGCTTCTCCAACACCTCCGTTGGTGAGGCGCCGAACACGGCCTACGGCCTCGCGCTCTGTCTCGGCTACGTCCCAGCCGATATCTGCCGGAACTGCACCGCCGTCGCTGTCGAGAGGGTCAAGGTCGACTGCCCAAATGACAGGTCCGCCATGATATGGCTCGCGCCCTGTCTGCTTCGTTTCTCCGATACGCGATTCTTCGGAAGCATTGGTGGGAACGAGAAGGTGCGGATATCCCCCAAAGAGAGCACCAAATCTGCCGATCCGGCGGCTGCCCGCAATTTTTTGAACTTATTAGCAAGGGATGCTGCCAATGACCCAAACATGTACGCTACCAAGATACAGCAGATGGATGGCTTTACCAGCTACGGAATGGCGCAGTGCACCAGGGACCTTACTTTGGTGGATTGCATGCTGTGTCTCCAGAATGCTACCAAACAGATAGAGATTGAAAACAATAACACAGAAGAACGACCATGGCGGTTTCTTTCCGCGAGCTGTGCCATGGGGTATGACACCAGGCTTTTCTTTCTAACCTCACAGGTGCCTCCTTCGCCATCGCATCCAGGTTCGCACCTCCTGCCACTGTAGATTAATTCCCACGATCAAGAGAtttagcatagctggtcagatTGAGTCGTAAAACTCAGTCATCAGTTGGATTCTTATGAAACCTATTCTTTTAAGTTGCAAACTAGAAAGGAGGCACTCTAATTGACTACCCAGTTCTTCAAGCATTCCCTCATAAATGTGACACTTATTTAGAAGATTTCCTGTCTTTATCGCTTTTATTTATGTCATTAACGCCATAACAACGTCAGTTTCGCATCTTATTGTTGCAGTGTCTTataattgttattgttatttagGTCGCTCTACTTTTATATAGTTCATCGGAAACTACATTTATTTTGGATCATTTCGAGTCTTTATCGCTTTTTTATGCCATTTAAAGCAAGATGATTTCTTTTTCGAGTTTGGGTCTGATGGTGCGGCgctgaatttttcttttccctctggGTTATAGGAATTTTTCTTTCACACATTCGATGCACAAGGTCTGCAGTCAAATGGGTTCAGGCTCAACTTAAGCCCAAGTTCTCACATGACAACTTGTACACTGCGAGaaaaatttgttttgcttcttacATGTGAAAAActaattataaagaaaagaggaaattgAAGAACAGGACAGACTGATCGTTTGGAAAGTTTTTAAGCTTTGATTTCGTAGACTAAAAATTTAAGATTTCTAGCAACCTTTTCAGAAGCTCCGGAACCATGCGAACAAAAAAGTGTTTTCTACCTCGAACTTTTCCTATCATTTTCTCACTTCCAGAGATGCACATGGGAAAACTGAGCAATATTGATTGAATTTGCATATCTCAGAGAGAATAAGTGACAATGACAGACGGAGGAAACGCATGATCGCCATAATTAGCTCCACAGTGGGGATTCTACTGCTAGCAATAGGGATCTTCGTGATGCTTTCCCGCAGCCGAaagaggaaaaattttaaaggtGAGTTTCACTAGCCAATAGAAATTGAACTTTTTCATGGTGGCTTTGCATGACTTCATATGTGGacttcaattttaatttctctcCTGTTATGGCAGAGGAACTAAGAAGATACAGAAGTGAACTGGCTTCACTAGGTAACCTCACTGAGGTAGAAAGGAATCATGACCTACCTCAATACAGCCTAAAAGCATTGCAGGCGGCCACCAACAATTTCTCAGAAGAGAATAAGCTTGGACGGGGGGGATTTGGTCCCGTATATAAGGTACTTCATGAATAAAAATTCAGTTGTTATTGCATCTTGATTTAATTGAATCGTATGGCGACTTTTACTAATTTTGGTATCCCATTATATGTTCTGATGTACATATGCTGGCATCTGATAGTACCAATTTTTTATGCAGTTACCAAGTTGTTCCCTCTTGTACTCATGTGACTTCCCACTGTTCATCCATTAACGTCGCtgaccaaaattttcatttattcaaCTCATTAGATGGCAAAAGTAAAAGGCTTTATCACATaaattgcttatatatatacacttcagatatttatgtttttataaTCCAGAGTTGCTCTGTTGCTTTGACCTCAAGTCTTAGATAAAACCATAATATCTATTCTTCACATCTTAGTTCCAGATCGGATGTCAATTCTgcattatataatatatattattttcctTGCGGTTCTCTTTCCCATTTCCATAAATCTACATGCACGTATCCATTCCAATAATGGTCTGTAAGATTGTCTTCAATTAATCGACTTTAAATTACTATTTATAAAGCTTGAAATTACTACAGAAATGGCCGACCATAACCCAATTAGCAACAATAATGCGTTAAATGAATCCGATTCATGCATGTGGGCTTAGTTAGTAATTcactttaattttctttatccCTTAAACCATCcacttagggatgtcaacggatcggatttggatcagatacaTCTTCaatcatatccgatttttcggatattcatatataatgcAAATccgaaatccaaatccaaaatctgattttacaatccgaatccgatttttatattgatatctgaatccgaatccgaattttgaaccggattttgccatttttcaagtattagatagaggatatttgtctaaaaatgaatccaatccgaatccatatccgtatccgatccgatattcatgtatatctgaatccgaatccgaatccgatcggatgtcatttattaaatccgaatccgatcagatttcttaatcggatattaaatttttatccatatctgatttttttggatcggatcgatcgaatatccaattcaaatcggatatattgacatccttacatCCACTTTCAAATTTATATGCAACGAATTAACAATTCTTGGTATTAAATCCTCATAAAGTTTCCAAATGCAACAACTTAGTCAACACTTGGCATCACGAGGAAGTTCAATTAACTATCAACAAGAGCTATCTGACTAGGTAGGATTTCGTTAAAAATGTAACCTGACTTCGACCATATATCTTGATTAACAAACTAATGACATCTGAGGAGAACTGGAGCACATTTCCGCATTTGCCGGTggttaaaattcataaaaattgaGCTTGTCATGATAAGTCTCTGCGAATTTGATCTTTCACTTTCACTCCTACCCTTCTCCAGAATTTAGTGAACAGAATTGACCCTATTCCTTCTGACTATTGGCAGTTTTTTGGAGCTCCAATTTATTCTCTTTTGTGACCATagcattctttcttttctttttgaataaGCCATCTTTAGTTAGATCTGGTTTCCTGTGTATGTCTTTATAGTTATATCTATATCTCaacacaatctctctctctctctctctctctacatatatatatatgtatgtatgtatgtatatagagAGAGGGATTTGTGActggaagaaatatatatatggggaGCTTTACATGCATTTTCTGTTCCTGTCAGGGTTGCCTCAACGGTCGGCTTGTTGCGGTGAAAAGACTTTCTGAGCGTTCTGGGCAAGGTTTGAAAGAATTTATGAATGAAGTTGTATTGATAGCAAAGCTTCAACACAAGAACTTGGTCCGTTTACTGGGCTACTGCATAGATCGGGGAGAAAAGATGCTGATCTATGAATTCATGCCCAATGGCAGCcttgatgcatttttttatggttGATAAACCTCTCTTGTTATTTTTCAGCTAACAAGTCTATTATTGTTTCTAGTGGTGCTTAGCAGA
This window of the Nymphaea colorata isolate Beijing-Zhang1983 chromosome 2, ASM883128v2, whole genome shotgun sequence genome carries:
- the LOC116246957 gene encoding cysteine-rich receptor-like protein kinase 19 translates to MRCGERLFSFFSFSFTVGDQPHQGQRRGRSIIPRLSYLLNFLLVVLQSPAFVYASDQELISYVENLIRNNTFIYSRCSTSVDGISQTYGQNLEQLFSSLVDSVSNTGFSNTSVGEAPNTAYGLALCLGYVPADICRNCTAVAVERVKVDCPNDRSAMIWLAPCLLRFSDTRFFGSIGGNEKVRISPKESTKSADPAAARNFLNLLARDAANDPNMYATKIQQMDGFTSYGMAQCTRDLTLVDCMLCLQNATKQIEIENNNTEERPWRFLSASCAMGYDTRLFFLTSQVPPSPSHPERISDNDRRRKRMIAIISSTVGILLLAIGIFVMLSRSRKRKNFKEELRRYRSELASLGNLTEVERNHDLPQYSLKALQAATNNFSEENKLGRGGFGPVYKGCLNGRLVAVKRLSERSGQGLKEFMNEVVLIAKLQHKNLVRLLGYCIDRGEKMLIYEFMPNGSLDAFFYDPQKRESLDWEKRFNIIVGSARGILYLHQDSRLNIIHRDLKAGNVLLDEQMIAKISDFGMARIFSGDKDPRSTNIIVGTQGYMAPEYAIDGQFSIKSDVYSFGVLLLEIVSGQAYSGFHLFQIGCTLTGYAWTLWSKGRMSELIDPVLRESAATSQILKCFHIGLLCVQEDPANRPTMSGIINMLESDSPILPTPQQPPLVFSSSISNSSTSMTGKNGSSKSASTNSESSSRLKHSFR